The nucleotide sequence CGGCCCGCCGGAACCGGGCAAGCGGAGAAAAGCTGATCAGGGCGGGGTGACCAGGGCGTCGCGCAGCGCCTCCGGGTCGGTCACCGTCACCGTGACGGCCGGGTGGCGCGGCCACGGGCCGGGGACGAGCGCCGGCACGGGCGTGGCGAACCGGAGACAGGCCCCGGCGGTCACGCCGGTGCCGAAGGTGACCCCGCCGTCGGCCAGGGACAGGTGCGGCCCGACCGCCCGCCACCAGCGGTACGGGCCGCCGAGCTCGACACCGGTGACGTTGCCCCGGGCGGTGCGCAGCAGCCAGGGGCCGAACCGCACGGTCAACTCGTCCCGGCCCAGCTCGACCCGGGCGGTCTCCGGGCGCACCCCGATCAGGGCCAGCGGCAGCCGGAAGGCCCGGTCGAACCGGAAGGCGAAGCGGCGGACCGGCTCGGTGTGCGGCATGGCCGCCGGGTACCCGGTCGGGCCGGGCCGACACGCGCCGGCGTCAGCCGGGACCGGCCCAGCCGCTCCCCCGGCGGCCGCGACCGGGCGGCGCCTCCCGACGCCGCCCGGTCCCGTGGAGCCCTCGGGTCATCCGCGCAGCCCCAGGCGGCCGGCCAGCCAGCCGAGCCGGTCGTCCCGGGTGCGGGCGGCACCCAGGTCGTGCTCCTCGTCGGGGTACAGCGACACCTTTGCCTGCGGTGCCGCGGCCGCGAAGGCGGCGCGGGTTCCGGCGCCGACGAAGCGGTCCGCGCCGGCGAACTGGAGGTACGCCCCGGCGCCGAGCCGCCCCACGAGGTCCACCGGGTCCAGGCCGGCGAAGACCGCCCGGTAGGCCTCCTTCTCCCCCGCCGGCAGCTGGAGCCAGTAGCGGTCGAACCAGTTGGCCCAGGTCGCGTCCGGTGCGAGCAGCACGGCGGTGCGCAGCCCCGGCTCACGGGCGGTCAGGTCCACGGCGTACATGGCGCCGTAGTCGTGGCCGACCACCGCGGTGCGGGTCCGCTCCACGCCCGGCTCGGCGAGCAACCGCCGGTACGCCGCCCGCACCGCGTCGACCTGGGCGGTGACGGCGGCACGGTCGCGGGCGTCCCCGACCGGGTCACCGGCCCACGGGAAGGTGAGCTGGGGCAGCACGGACACCACGCCCCGGCCGGCCAGGGCGGTCGCCTCGGCCAGGAACTCGCTGCGGTCCTGGCTGGCCCGGCCCGGCTCGAACCAGTGCAGGTCCAGCACCCCGGCCAGCCCGCCGCCGGCGCGCTGCGGCCGGACCAGCCAGGCCCGGACGGCCGGCTGGCCGGCGACCGGGATCTCGATGTCGCGTACCACCGTGGGCGCCGCGTGGCCCGCGGCCGCCGGGGCCGGCTCGGCGGGTGCCTCCGCCTGGGCGCCGCCGCCACCGGCGAGCGCGCCGGCGACCAGCAGCGCGGCCACGGACACGAGGACGGGAAGACGTCGCATGTGCCACCTCCATAAGTTTTTAACTGCGTTTTACAACTGACGACGCTAGGATGGCGGGCGGCGATCGGTCAAGTGCGGAGGGACGGCGGGCGTGTCGGCAACCGGACGACGGAAGAGGCGCGGATGAGCGCGGTGCCGCCCCTGGAGCCGGCGCTGCGCCTGGCCGTCACGCTGCTGCACAGCTACTGGGTGCTCCAGGACCCGGCCGACCAGCTCTCGGTCGCCCGGCTCCGGGCCGCCGCCCGGGAGGTCGGCCTCGCCGAGGCCGCCGAGCCGCTCACCGAGGCCGACCTGCCCCGGCTGCGCGAGCTGCGCGACCGGCTCCACGGGGTCTTCGCCGCGCCCGACCCGGCCGCCCGCGTGGCCACGCTCAACGAGGTGCTGGCCGAGGTGAGCGCCGGCACGGCGGTCGAGGCCGGCCCCGACGGCACACTGCGGCTCGCCCCGCTGCCCCGGCCCGGCCCGGTCGGGCCGTTCGCGGCGCTGGTCACCGGGGCCCTCGCCCGCGCCGCCGCGACCGGCGGGGCGGAACGTTTCGGCGTGTGCGCGGCCGACGGGTGCGACGCGCCCTATCTGGACCGGACCCGGGCCGGCCGGCAGCGCTACTGCTGCGAGCTGTGCAACAACCGGGCCGCCGCGGCGGCGTACCGGGGGCGGTCCCGGCGCGGCTGACGCGGTCACGTCGCGTGACGGACGGCGTCCCCGCGTCCCGCGCCGGGCGACGCCAGGGACGCGGGGACCCCCCGTCCCGGCTACTGGAGGAACGCCCCCAGGGGCGAGAGCAGCAGCCGGCCGAGCAGTGCGGCGTTGTCGTCCAGCCGCATCCGCTCACACTCGCGGGCGTCCGGGTCGTGCCGGCAGCGCCAGATCTTCTGCGCGTTGCGCCAGGCCACGTTCCGCGTGTACTCGACCAGTTCGCCCTGGTACCAGTCGTCGATGTCGCCGTTCACCATGTCGATCATCAGCTGCCAGTGGTCCAGGTAACCGCGGCGCAGCTCCGGGATCCGCTCGGCGAAGATCTTGTTGATCTCCAGGTAGTCGTGGTGCTGGTCGCTCTCGTCGATCGGCTCCGAGTCCAGGCTGTCGAAGGTGGTCACCAGGGCGAACGGCAGGTCGTAGTTGATGTGGGCGTTCACCCCGGCGGCGGCCGACGGCAGCGGCCGGGCGTCCGGGCCGCGCATCCGCTGGAACAGGCACGACCACGCCTTCGGGGTGCTCGGGTGGGAGTCGGTCCAGAACCGGAGCGCGTCGAAGTAGCGGGTGGCGAACTCCACGTCGAGCCGGGCCAGGAAGGTCGGGTCGGTGAAGCGGTCGTCGTACAGCCCCTCGAGGACCGTCGAGGTGATGACCAGGTAGAGCTTGTTGAAGTCCGCGAGGGGGCAGCTCTCCTCCAGCGGAGGCAGCCGGACCAGCAGGTCCTGCAGCTTCGTGAGGTGGTCGACGACCGCCGGCACGTCGGCGGGGTGGTCCGCGAGCAGCCCCACGATGTCCTGGTGCACGGGACCCCAGACCGGTTCGGTCATCTCTCCTCCACAGTGGTCGGCGCCCCCCACGACGCCACCCGGTGACGCTGGACAGCCTTCCAGCGGCGTACGCCGGCCGGATCAGTAGAACGACGTATTGCCGGCGTACGGCTAGTCGGCGCGGTTGCGCAGGAAGATGGCGCTGGCCTGCACCCGCGTGCGCACCTGGAGCTTGTCGAAGATGTGGGACACGTGCACGCCGATGGTCCGCTCGCTGATGAACAGCCGCTGGCCG is from Micromonospora terminaliae and encodes:
- a CDS encoding CGNR zinc finger domain-containing protein; the encoded protein is MSAVPPLEPALRLAVTLLHSYWVLQDPADQLSVARLRAAAREVGLAEAAEPLTEADLPRLRELRDRLHGVFAAPDPAARVATLNEVLAEVSAGTAVEAGPDGTLRLAPLPRPGPVGPFAALVTGALARAAATGGAERFGVCAADGCDAPYLDRTRAGRQRYCCELCNNRAAAAAYRGRSRRG
- a CDS encoding DUF5995 family protein yields the protein MTEPVWGPVHQDIVGLLADHPADVPAVVDHLTKLQDLLVRLPPLEESCPLADFNKLYLVITSTVLEGLYDDRFTDPTFLARLDVEFATRYFDALRFWTDSHPSTPKAWSCLFQRMRGPDARPLPSAAAGVNAHINYDLPFALVTTFDSLDSEPIDESDQHHDYLEINKIFAERIPELRRGYLDHWQLMIDMVNGDIDDWYQGELVEYTRNVAWRNAQKIWRCRHDPDARECERMRLDDNAALLGRLLLSPLGAFLQ
- a CDS encoding alpha/beta hydrolase family protein; the encoded protein is MRRLPVLVSVAALLVAGALAGGGGAQAEAPAEPAPAAAGHAAPTVVRDIEIPVAGQPAVRAWLVRPQRAGGGLAGVLDLHWFEPGRASQDRSEFLAEATALAGRGVVSVLPQLTFPWAGDPVGDARDRAAVTAQVDAVRAAYRRLLAEPGVERTRTAVVGHDYGAMYAVDLTAREPGLRTAVLLAPDATWANWFDRYWLQLPAGEKEAYRAVFAGLDPVDLVGRLGAGAYLQFAGADRFVGAGTRAAFAAAAPQAKVSLYPDEEHDLGAARTRDDRLGWLAGRLGLRG